Genomic DNA from Phycisphaerae bacterium:
CCCCAGCCGCTCCGCCGCCTGCGTCATCAGCCGCGAGTACCACTCGATGGTGTATACATGCCGCGCCAAACACGTCAGGATCGCCGTCTGGTACCCCGAGCCGGTGCCGATTTCCAGAACCGGCTGGTCCGGCTGGACTTCCAGCAATTCCGTCATCCGCGCGACCATGTACGGCTGCGAGATCGTCTGCTGACAATCGATCGGCAAGGCCCCGTCGCTGTACGCCGCCCCGCGCTGGCCGGCAGGCACGAACAGCTCACGGGGAATGCGGCGCATGGCTTCCAACACCGCCGGCGCACGTATGCCCCGCGCCGCAAGCTGCTCGGCGACCATCTGCGCGCGCTCCGCGGCGCGCTCGGGCTCAATCGGCTGGGCGGGCGTGCTCACCTGCGTTCCTCGCCAGCTATCATCTATCGTATCGCGGACCGGCGACGAAGGGCAGCATGCCCGGAGCGACATCATGAGTGGCACTATCCGCATCGGCACTTCGGGCTGGTCCTACGACGACTGGGTCGGCCCGTTCTATCCACCCGGCACGGCCAAGGGGGAGTATCTCAGCCACTACGCGACCCGGTTCGACACCGTCGAGGTCGATAGCACGTTCTATCGCCCGCCCAGCCCGGCAATGATCAGCGGCTGGGCTCAGCGCACCCCGGCGGAGTTCGCCTTCGCCCTCAAGACACCGCGCGTCATTACGCACGACCAGATGCTGCAGGACTGCGACGCGGAGATGGAGTCACTGCTGGAGTCGTTGCAGCCGCTCGGCAAGCGCCTCAAGGTGCTCCTGCTGCAATTCGGCTACTTCAACCGCGCCACCTTCGCCAGCTCAACGCCGTTCTTCCAGCGCCTCGACACGTTCCTCGGCCGCTACGCCGCGCGCGTGCCGCTGGCCTGCGAGATTCGCAACAACAACTGGCTGACGCCGGAGTACTTCGACCTGCTGCGCGGCCATCGGGTCACGGCCGCCCTAGTCGAACACGCCTGGCTCCCGCCCATCGACCGCCTGTGTGCGGAACACGACGTGCACACCGGCCCGTTCGCATACGTGCGTCTGATCGGCGACCGCGCGGGCATCGAAAGAACCACGCAGAAATGGGACCAAACGGTCGTGGATCGCAGCGCCGACCTGCGCCGAGTCGCGCGCGCCCTGCGCCAGATCGCCCAAAGTGCCGACGTCCTCGTCTTCATCAACAACCATTACGCCGGCCACGGCCCCGCAACCTGCCGCGACCTCCGCACCGCGCTGGACAAAGCGTAGCCGGCACGGCACGTGGGGCGGAGAAAGGGATCCATATTCCACCGCGCCCACCCGTTCGTGCCGGCGCGTTACTACCGGTATAATGAACGACTCGAAGTATATGGCCGCACTGCGAAACGAGCGGGCATGGACCAGACGCGTATCCGCAACTTCTCGATCATCGCCCACATCGACCACGGCAAGAGCACCCTGGCCGATCGGCTCCTCCAGATCTCGGGTGCCATCTCCGAGCGCGAGCTCAAGGAGCAGGTGCTCGACGACATGGACCTCGAACGCGAACGCGGCATCACCATCAAGGCCTCCGCCGTCACCCTCGACATGGACGTCGACGGCGAAACCTACATGTTCAACCTGATCGACACGCCCGGCCACGTCGACTTCCACTATGAGGTCGACCGCGCGCTGGCCGCCTGCGACGGCGCGCTGCTCGTCGTCGACGCCACCCAGGGCGTCCAGGCCCAGACCGTCGCCAACGCCTACGCCGCCGTCGGCAACGACCTCGAGATCATCCCCGTCATCAACAAGGTCGATCTCGCCAGCGCCACGCCCGAGGACGCCGCCCTCGAAGTCGAGCACGTCCTCGGCATCAGCGCCGACAACGTGCAGTTCGTCTCCGCCAAGAGCGGCCTCGGCGTCCAGGAGCTGATCCGCGCGATCGTGAGGTACCTGCCCCCGCCCAAAGGCGACCCCGCCGCCCCGCTCCAGGCACTGATCTTCGACTCCGAATACAACGACTATCGCGGCGTCATCTGCTACGTCCGCGTGATGAACGGCACGCTGCGCAAAGGCCAGAAAGCCCTGCTCATGGGCCGTCAGCGGACCTACCTCATCACCGAGCTCGGCAAGTTCCGCCCGCACATGACGCCCTGCGAGCAGCTCGCCGCCGGCGAAACCGGCTACATGGTCGCCAGCATCAAGAGCCTGCACGATGTGACCGTCGGCGACACGATCACCGACGCCACGCACCCCGCCGCGCAGGCCCTGCCCGGCTACCAGCCGCCGCAGCACATGGTCTTCTGCGACTTCTACCCGTCGAGCGGCGAGACCTTCGACGCCCTGCGCGAAGCGCTGGAGAAGCTCAGCCTCAACGACGCCTCATTCAGTTTCCAGCCCCAGCACAGCGACGCCCTCGGCCCCGGCTACCGCTGCGGCTTCCTCGGCCTGCTGCACATGGACATCGTCCAGGAGCGGCTCGAACGCGAGTGCGGCGTCAGCGTCGTCCAGACCGCCCCCAGCGTCACCTACGAGGTCCTGCTCCGCGACGGCTCCCTCAAGCGCGTCGAGTCCGCCGGCGACCTGCCCGACATGGGCCACATCGAGGAGCTGCGCGAGCCGATCATCGAGCTCCAGGTCATCACGCCCGCCGACTCCATCGGCAACATCATGCAGCTCGCCGAGCAACGCCGCGGCGAATACAAGAAAACCGAGTACATCTCCACGCAGCGCGTGCTGCTGACGTACGAATTCCCGTTCAACGAGATCCTGTACGACTTCTACGACAAGCTGAAGAGCGTCACCCGTGGCTACGGCACGATGGACTATCACGTCATCGGCTACCGTGCCGGCGACCTCGTGAAACTCGACATCCTCGTCAACGGCGTGCCGGTCGATGCCCTCTCGCTGATCTGCCACCGCACGAAGGCCGAAGCCCGCGGCCGGCGGTTCCTCATCAAGCTCCGCCGGGAGATCGACCGCCACCAGTTCGAGATCGCGCTGCAGGCGGCGATCGGGACGAAGGTCATCGCCCGCGAGACGATCAAGCCGTTCCGCAAGAACGTGACGGCCAAGTGCTACGGCGGCGACGTGACGCGCAAGCGGAAGCTGCTGGAAAAGCAGAAAGAAGGCAAGAAG
This window encodes:
- a CDS encoding protein-L-isoaspartate(D-aspartate) O-methyltransferase, yielding MSLRACCPSSPVRDTIDDSWRGTQVSTPAQPIEPERAAERAQMVAEQLAARGIRAPAVLEAMRRIPRELFVPAGQRGAAYSDGALPIDCQQTISQPYMVARMTELLEVQPDQPVLEIGTGSGYQTAILTCLARHVYTIEWYSRLMTQAAERLGALGIGNVTFRCADGSLGWPEHGPYPAIIVTAGAPEVPQPLCDQLAEGGRLVVPIGPTGDQMLVRVTRTAAGLVTDNILKCRFVKLLGAAGWRE
- a CDS encoding DUF72 domain-containing protein — encoded protein: MSGTIRIGTSGWSYDDWVGPFYPPGTAKGEYLSHYATRFDTVEVDSTFYRPPSPAMISGWAQRTPAEFAFALKTPRVITHDQMLQDCDAEMESLLESLQPLGKRLKVLLLQFGYFNRATFASSTPFFQRLDTFLGRYAARVPLACEIRNNNWLTPEYFDLLRGHRVTAALVEHAWLPPIDRLCAEHDVHTGPFAYVRLIGDRAGIERTTQKWDQTVVDRSADLRRVARALRQIAQSADVLVFINNHYAGHGPATCRDLRTALDKA
- the lepA gene encoding translation elongation factor 4 produces the protein MDQTRIRNFSIIAHIDHGKSTLADRLLQISGAISERELKEQVLDDMDLERERGITIKASAVTLDMDVDGETYMFNLIDTPGHVDFHYEVDRALAACDGALLVVDATQGVQAQTVANAYAAVGNDLEIIPVINKVDLASATPEDAALEVEHVLGISADNVQFVSAKSGLGVQELIRAIVRYLPPPKGDPAAPLQALIFDSEYNDYRGVICYVRVMNGTLRKGQKALLMGRQRTYLITELGKFRPHMTPCEQLAAGETGYMVASIKSLHDVTVGDTITDATHPAAQALPGYQPPQHMVFCDFYPSSGETFDALREALEKLSLNDASFSFQPQHSDALGPGYRCGFLGLLHMDIVQERLERECGVSVVQTAPSVTYEVLLRDGSLKRVESAGDLPDMGHIEELREPIIELQVITPADSIGNIMQLAEQRRGEYKKTEYISTQRVLLTYEFPFNEILYDFYDKLKSVTRGYGTMDYHVIGYRAGDLVKLDILVNGVPVDALSLICHRTKAEARGRRFLIKLRREIDRHQFEIALQAAIGTKVIARETIKPFRKNVTAKCYGGDVTRKRKLLEKQKEGKKRMKTIGRVDIPQKAFMTVLEPED